In the genome of Armatimonadota bacterium, the window TTACCCGACCCCTCGAAGAGACTGCCGACGTAAATGTCGTTCCCGCTCGGGCCAAAGTCGAAGGCGCGGACGAACCTCGTGCCGTATAGTTCCTCAGACCAGACACGCATCAGAGGCGCTGCAGGGTTCACGCCGCCGTCGTCGTTCTCCCACCAGGTCGGCATGTCCCAGAAGCCGTGGCTCTTGTCATACCAGTAGTGGTCGTGTTCCTTCGGGATGCCGTATTGCTCGTACATCATGAAACGCACCATGGTCCATCGGCCCTGGAGGCGGGGCTGGTACGATCCGTAGACCGCGGCGAAGTAGCCGTTCTCGGTCTGCCACTTCTCGATCCTCTCCGCCCCGTATTTCGCCAGAAGTTCGTTCAATCCGTCCAGCGAGGCGCGGGCAAGCCAGACATCGCCGTTGACGTTGTTGTACGCATGGAAGGAGAAGGCGTCGATATACTTCGCGCCGCCGGCCTTCAGGAAGTCCTCGATGAACGCGAGGCCGTAGGGATTGATCGTGACGGGGTTGGGCGCGACGACCTTCAGCCCGGGATCAACGCTCTTGACCACCTCGTAGAATGTCTTCAGCTCCTTCTCGACGAACTTGTCTCCCTTGTATCTGAAGTTCGGCTCGTTTCGGCACTCCCAGTACTTCACAACGTCCTTGAATCGCTCGACGATCTTCCTCACGCCCTCGAGGTCTTCCGTGCCGTTTGGGAATGCGACGAGCAGGGCGCGTCTCCTCGACTTGTCGTAAGGAAGATAGTACTTCGCCTCCATCTCGATACCCTTCTCGATATCCGCGATCGTCTCATCCGGCTTGCCCGCGTTCTGCGCCGCATGCCGCTGGGGTCCCATGCCGAGGATCGAGCGGGTGGGGGAGTCCTGGGCGGGCTGTCCACTCGGCTCGCCCAGGGGCGGAAGACGGGGGAAGTGGGGGTCGTCTCGGATCACGGCGAACATCGTACCGCCTACGCTGTCTCCCCACGGCTCGACTGCTTCGGCACCGAAGAGATAGAGCTTGTACCAGCCCGGCTCCGCGATGTTGAGCGTGAGAGTCTCGGTAGCCGCGCCCCTGTCCACGATGTTTCCGTAGTAGTTCCGCACCTCATAGCGAATGGCCGCATCGCCCCTGAGTGCAAACTTCACTGGCTCACCGGCGTAGAAAATGTTGCTGCGCCGGCCCGAGAGCGGCTCGACCTTGTTCGGTGGCTGCTCCCATTTCCAACCGCTCGTGCCGGGGCCGCTCGCGAGAATCAGGAAACAGACAGCGCACACCGAGGCCCTGATCAGTCGGGGTAACATCATCCCAACGCACCTCCTTCAACAGATCCGCATTACGGACCTGTTCGGCGACGAGCCGGCGGTTTCCTGTAGGTCGGCACGGAAGGTATGAGCGGCCTTCGCGTGGTATTATGACTCGACTGGGGCAACGGGAGCGGCCTCCGCGGAGTATGGAAGGAAGGGTGACGGGATGAAGAAGGCAGGACGCGAGATCGAGCAGAAGAACTCCTCGGTGGTTGTCGAGAGGCGCGCGGGCGGATCCCCGTCGGGCGTCACCCCGTTGGCCCTCGACAAGATCGAGGCGCCCCGAATATCCCCGGATGTGGAGATGAAGATGGCACAGATGATTTCCCCGGCTGCGGACGTGGTCGTGATCGGCGCTGGCCCGGGAGGGTACGTCGCGGCGATTAGAGCCGCCCAGCTCGGCGGCAAGGTGGTCATGGTCGAGAAGGCCAACCTGGGTGGCGTCTGCCTCAATCGCGGCTGCATCCCGACCAAGGCGATGCTCGCCAGCGCAGACGCATACGACCTCATCGCCAACCACGGCGCCGACTTCGGTGTCAACGTCGGCGGCAAGGTCACGCTTGACTATCCGAAGGTATGCGAGCGGCGGGACAAGATAGTGAAGCAGCTCATCTCCGGTGTGGGTGTGCTCATGAAGAAGCACAACGTCCGCGTCGTCGCCGGTACGGCCGGACTCTCCGGCGCGAATACCGTGGACGTTGCTCTTCCCGACGGGAAGAACGAGCAGATCACCGCCAGGAACATCATCATCGCCACCGGGTCGGAGCCGGTCCCGCTCCCGATCCCCGGGCTCGACGGCGAAAACGTTTGGGACAGCGACCGGGCGCTCGATGCAGCCGCCGTCCCGAAACGCCTCCTCGTCATCGGCGGGGGAGTCATCGGCGTCGAGTGGGGCTACATGTTCCGCAAGTTCGGCGCCGAGGTCACCATCGTTGAGATGATGGACCAGATCCTTCCTCTGACCGATTCCGAGATCGCCGGCGATCTCAAGAAGGTGCTCGACAAGATGGGCATCGAGATACTCCTCGGCGCGAAAGCATCCAAGGTCGAGCACGCCAAGAGCGGCGAAGTGGTGACGGTCGTAGTGGGAGACTCAGAGCGGGCAATCGTGGCCGACAAGGTGCTCGTCGCCGTCGGACGGAGGTCAGTCTCGGAGGGTCTCGGCCTAGAGAGCGCCGGCGTCCGGACCGAGAAGGGACGCATCATCGTTGACGAGCGCATGGAGACGAATGTCCCGGGAATCTACGCCATCGGTGACGTCGTCGGCGGTATGCTCCTCGCGCACAAGGCATCCGAGGAGGGCGTCGTCGCGGCGGAGAACTGCATGGGCCGTGAGAGCCGGATGTCGTACAAGTCCGTCCCCGCCGCCGTATACACCACCCCCGAGGTGGCGACCGTCGGCCTGACGGAGGATGAACTGAAGAAGCAGGGGACCGATTATCGTGCCGGCAAGTTCATGTTCCGCGTGAACGGCAAGGCGATGGGTATCGGAGAGCGCGAGGGCTATGTGAAGTTCCTGGCGGACGCGAAGTACGGAGAGATTCTCGGCTGCCACATGA includes:
- the lpdA gene encoding dihydrolipoyl dehydrogenase; the encoded protein is MKKAGREIEQKNSSVVVERRAGGSPSGVTPLALDKIEAPRISPDVEMKMAQMISPAADVVVIGAGPGGYVAAIRAAQLGGKVVMVEKANLGGVCLNRGCIPTKAMLASADAYDLIANHGADFGVNVGGKVTLDYPKVCERRDKIVKQLISGVGVLMKKHNVRVVAGTAGLSGANTVDVALPDGKNEQITARNIIIATGSEPVPLPIPGLDGENVWDSDRALDAAAVPKRLLVIGGGVIGVEWGYMFRKFGAEVTIVEMMDQILPLTDSEIAGDLKKVLDKMGIEILLGAKASKVEHAKSGEVVTVVVGDSERAIVADKVLVAVGRRSVSEGLGLESAGVRTEKGRIIVDERMETNVPGIYAIGDVVGGMLLAHKASEEGVVAAENCMGRESRMSYKSVPAAVYTTPEVATVGLTEDELKKQGTDYRAGKFMFRVNGKAMGIGEREGYVKFLADAKYGEILGCHMIGPHVTDLIQEVVIGMDAEATIETIAHAVHGHPTLSEVVKEAALDVLGDAIHKG